One segment of Setaria viridis chromosome 4, Setaria_viridis_v4.0, whole genome shotgun sequence DNA contains the following:
- the LOC117851538 gene encoding very-long-chain 3-oxoacyl-CoA reductase 1 isoform X2: MRMPGTAPEWLFLLLALVGGVTAAVSSLRLLRYLALCLRRPRDLRRRYGAWAVVTGPTSGIGRSVALELARRGLNLVLLDIDAANLRETSDTIRSRDAVKTRTLVFDLSLVGTPQGDESMRRLRAAIDGLDVGLLVNNAGMANPFLAYFHEADVEAWLRMVRVNLWALTEVAAAVLPGMVERGRGAVLNMGSASSEGMPSFPLNTIYASTKKYVAVFSRSLYVEYRSKGIDVQCQAPMFVATRIVPNILRDKWYLSPLLSTTADAYARAAVRWIGHGAICNPNLSHQLQRCLLAIVPETALDWCLLQFVRRLRAESRGVLARVGAVGNGTDRKNSM, from the exons ATGAGGATGCCCGGAACGGCACCGGAATGGTTGTTCCTCTTGCTCGCCCTCGTCGGCGGCGTCACCGCCGCGGTGTCctcgctccgcctcctccgctacCTCGCCCTCTGCCTGCGCCGGCCGAGGGACCTCCGCCGCCGGTACGGCGCGTGGGCAGTGGTAACCGGCCCGACGTCCGGCATCGGCCGGTCCGTGGCGCTGgagctcgcgcgccgcggcctcAACCTCGTCCTCCTCGACATCGACGCCGCCAACCTCCGGGAGACCTCGGACACGATCAGGTCGCGCGATGCCGTGAAGACCAGGACCCTCGTATTCGACCTCTCGCTCGTCGGCACCCCACAAG GCGACGAGTCGATGCGGCGGCTCCGGGCAGCGATCGACGGCCTGGACGTCGGGTTGCTGGTGAACAACGCCGGGATGGCGAATCCGTTCCTGGCGTACTTTCACGAGGCCGACGTGGAGGCGTGGTTGAGGATGGTAAGGGTGAACCTGTGGGCGCTGACGGAGGTCGCGGCCGCCGTCCTGCCAGGGATGGTGGAGCGCGGCCGGGGCGCTGTACTGAACATGGGATCGGCGTCGTCGGAGGGGATGCCCTCCTTCCCACTCAACACCATCTATGCATCCACTAAAAA GTACGTTGCCGTGTTCTCCCGGAGCCTTTACGTCGAGTATAGGAGCAAAGGGATTGATGTGCAGTGCCAG GCCCCAATGTTCGTGGCGACAAGGATCGTACCGAACATCCTGCGAGACAAATGGTATCTCTCGCCGTTGTTGTCGACAACAGCGGACGCCTACGCCCGCGCGGCGGTGCGCTGGATCGGGCACGGCGCAATCTGCAACCCCAATCTTAGCCACCAGCTGCAGCGGTGCCTCCTCGCAATCGTGCCGGAAACCGCGCTCGACTGGTGCCTGCTGCAGTTCGTCCGGCGGCTGAGAGCGGAGAGTAGGGGCGTCTTGGCGAGGGTGGGCGCGGTTGGGAATGGGACAGATCGGAAGAACTCAATGTAG
- the LOC117851538 gene encoding very-long-chain 3-oxoacyl-CoA reductase 1 isoform X1, whose amino-acid sequence MRMPGTAPEWLFLLLALVGGVTAAVSSLRLLRYLALCLRRPRDLRRRYGAWAVVTGPTSGIGRSVALELARRGLNLVLLDIDAANLRETSDTIRSRDAVKTRTLVFDLSLVGTPQGDESMRRLRAAIDGLDVGLLVNNAGMANPFLAYFHEADVEAWLRMVRVNLWALTEVAAAVLPGMVERGRGAVLNMGSASSEGMPSFPLNTIYASTKKYVRAMLKLRTELAEFINLICLLHRMFILSRYVAVFSRSLYVEYRSKGIDVQCQAPMFVATRIVPNILRDKWYLSPLLSTTADAYARAAVRWIGHGAICNPNLSHQLQRCLLAIVPETALDWCLLQFVRRLRAESRGVLARVGAVGNGTDRKNSM is encoded by the exons ATGAGGATGCCCGGAACGGCACCGGAATGGTTGTTCCTCTTGCTCGCCCTCGTCGGCGGCGTCACCGCCGCGGTGTCctcgctccgcctcctccgctacCTCGCCCTCTGCCTGCGCCGGCCGAGGGACCTCCGCCGCCGGTACGGCGCGTGGGCAGTGGTAACCGGCCCGACGTCCGGCATCGGCCGGTCCGTGGCGCTGgagctcgcgcgccgcggcctcAACCTCGTCCTCCTCGACATCGACGCCGCCAACCTCCGGGAGACCTCGGACACGATCAGGTCGCGCGATGCCGTGAAGACCAGGACCCTCGTATTCGACCTCTCGCTCGTCGGCACCCCACAAG GCGACGAGTCGATGCGGCGGCTCCGGGCAGCGATCGACGGCCTGGACGTCGGGTTGCTGGTGAACAACGCCGGGATGGCGAATCCGTTCCTGGCGTACTTTCACGAGGCCGACGTGGAGGCGTGGTTGAGGATGGTAAGGGTGAACCTGTGGGCGCTGACGGAGGTCGCGGCCGCCGTCCTGCCAGGGATGGTGGAGCGCGGCCGGGGCGCTGTACTGAACATGGGATCGGCGTCGTCGGAGGGGATGCCCTCCTTCCCACTCAACACCATCTATGCATCCACTAAAAAGTACGTACGCGCCATGTTGAAATTGCGTACGGAACTGGCTGAGTTTATTAATTTAATCTGTCTCCTGCACCGTATGTTCATCTTGAGCAGGTACGTTGCCGTGTTCTCCCGGAGCCTTTACGTCGAGTATAGGAGCAAAGGGATTGATGTGCAGTGCCAG GCCCCAATGTTCGTGGCGACAAGGATCGTACCGAACATCCTGCGAGACAAATGGTATCTCTCGCCGTTGTTGTCGACAACAGCGGACGCCTACGCCCGCGCGGCGGTGCGCTGGATCGGGCACGGCGCAATCTGCAACCCCAATCTTAGCCACCAGCTGCAGCGGTGCCTCCTCGCAATCGTGCCGGAAACCGCGCTCGACTGGTGCCTGCTGCAGTTCGTCCGGCGGCTGAGAGCGGAGAGTAGGGGCGTCTTGGCGAGGGTGGGCGCGGTTGGGAATGGGACAGATCGGAAGAACTCAATGTAG